One window of the Rhizorhabdus dicambivorans genome contains the following:
- a CDS encoding response regulator, with amino-acid sequence MTASILIVEDEMLIALEMQSILEDHGYHVAGIAADLEGALAHADTGLDLALVDLNLRDGLTGPQIGSTLAGEHRVGVLFLTANPRLLGDGVAGAIGVLTKPMDEESLASAVHFALRVREGQPAEAPPKLLRFG; translated from the coding sequence ATGACCGCGTCGATCCTGATCGTTGAAGATGAAATGCTGATCGCCCTGGAGATGCAGAGCATTCTCGAGGACCATGGTTATCATGTCGCGGGGATCGCGGCGGATCTCGAAGGCGCTCTGGCGCATGCCGACACTGGCCTGGACCTGGCGCTGGTCGACCTGAACTTGCGAGACGGCCTGACCGGACCGCAGATAGGATCGACCCTGGCGGGCGAGCATAGGGTCGGTGTCCTCTTCCTGACCGCCAATCCACGGCTCCTGGGCGATGGTGTCGCGGGCGCGATCGGCGTTCTGACGAAGCCGATGGACGAAGAAAGCCTGGCTTCCGCGGTTCACTTCGCCTTGCGTGTACGCGAGGGCCAGCCCGCGGAAGCGCCGCCCAAGCTTCTGCGTTTCGGCTAG
- a CDS encoding PAS domain-containing protein yields the protein MPQMVWSTLPDGFHDYYNAQWYEFTGVPKGSTDGEGWNGMFHPDDQERAWSRWRHSLRTGESYEIEYRLRHRSGAYRWTLGRALAVRNEEGEIVRWVGTCTDIHEQKQVAQQNEILSRELSHRIKNIFAVLSGLIGISARQFPGAKQFARQLQARVAALGRAHDYVRPHSEESARHEGPSTLLALLKELLSPYPAIDEGRLTIEGDDLPVDDRGATPIGLVFHELATNASKYGALSNSDGRVRIASVAEQGQVRLRWEEAGGPPILAEPEELGFGSRLTQISIVQQLGGTLERHWAREGLRVDLLIPISALNRA from the coding sequence GGGTTCCACCGATGGCGAAGGCTGGAATGGAATGTTCCATCCGGACGATCAGGAGAGGGCTTGGTCGCGATGGCGCCATAGCCTGAGGACGGGTGAGTCGTATGAGATTGAATATCGGCTGCGCCACCGCAGCGGGGCATATCGCTGGACCCTTGGGCGGGCCCTGGCTGTCAGGAATGAAGAGGGTGAGATCGTGCGGTGGGTCGGAACCTGCACGGACATCCACGAGCAGAAACAGGTTGCGCAGCAGAATGAAATTCTGAGCCGCGAGCTGAGCCATCGGATCAAGAATATTTTCGCGGTCCTGAGCGGCTTGATCGGTATTTCGGCGCGCCAGTTCCCCGGTGCTAAACAATTCGCACGTCAGCTTCAGGCCCGTGTGGCGGCGCTCGGCCGCGCCCACGATTATGTCCGCCCCCATAGTGAGGAAAGCGCGCGCCACGAGGGGCCTTCCACGCTGCTTGCGCTTCTCAAGGAGTTGCTCAGCCCCTACCCCGCAATTGATGAGGGGCGACTGACCATCGAGGGTGACGACCTGCCTGTGGACGATCGTGGCGCTACGCCGATCGGCCTCGTATTCCATGAGCTGGCGACAAATGCGTCAAAATACGGCGCGCTTTCAAACTCTGACGGGCGCGTCCGCATCGCTTCGGTCGCGGAGCAGGGTCAGGTGCGGCTGCGGTGGGAAGAAGCGGGCGGTCCCCCGATCCTTGCCGAACCGGAAGAACTGGGTTTTGGCAGCCGTCTGACGCAGATCAGCATCGTCCAGCAGCTCGGCGGCACACTTGAACGGCACTGGGCGCGCGAAGGGCTGCGCGTCGATCTCCTTATCCCCATCTCCGCACTCAACCGGGCGTGA